GCCTTTCCGGGCGACGACTGCTTGGTTTGCCGGGATGCAAATTGTACAAAAATCTCTTTACCCCGCTCGCGTGCTCCTTGGTCTGGGCACTTCCGTAGCACTTTCACTCACAGCCTTTGCCGAGGAAGAAACGAACTATGCGGACATGGCTGCACCGAAGCTTTTTGGGATTATGGTCTCTCAGCAGGTCGGTTTAGACCAGCTTGGTTTTTCCGACGAAGAGAAACAGGAGTTTTTGGAAGGGATGAAGGAAGGACTCGCCGGTGGTGATGTGAGTGCCATTCAGGGGCAGCTACCTCGGTTACAGGAATTTCTGCAGGGGAGGGCCGAAGCGGCACAAGCTGCTTTAGCCGAGGAAAACAAAGCAGCAACAGCCGCTTTTGTTGAAGACCTGAAGAACAACGCCGATGTGATTGAGGATGAGACTGGTTTCTTCTACGAAGTAATCGAACCCGGTGAGGACTCAAAGCCTGCGATGGACGACGAAGTAATCGTAAACTACAAAGGCTCTCTCGTCGACGGGACCGTTTTTGACAGCTCTTACGACCGGGGTGAGCCAGCGACCTTTCC
This portion of the Verrucomicrobiota bacterium genome encodes:
- a CDS encoding FKBP-type peptidyl-prolyl cis-trans isomerase, with the translated sequence MQIVQKSLYPARVLLGLGTSVALSLTAFAEEETNYADMAAPKLFGIMVSQQVGLDQLGFSDEEKQEFLEGMKEGLAGGDVSAIQGQLPRLQEFLQGRAEAAQAALAEENKAATAAFVEDLKNNADVIEDETGFFYEVIEPGEDSKPAMDDEVIVNYKGSLVDGTVFDSSYDRGEPATFPMGGVIPGFSGGLSKIGKGGKVKIYIPAELGYGDNPPPQSPIPPGAMLVFDAEIEDIVSPGGTE